CGGCGCGCTGGGGATGAGCAAGAAAGACACACTGGCTATCCTGTTGCCGTATGCCTTTAAACGCGCGCTCTCCTCGTATTCCAATGAAGTGGTACTGGTGTTCAAGAGTACCTCTCTGGCTTATACCATTACCCTGATGGAAGTAATGGGATACGGTCAGTTGCTGTACGGTCGCACCTACGATGTGATGGTGTTCGGCGCAGCAGGCGTCATCTACCTGATCGTCAACGGACTGTTGACGTTAATGATGCGTCTCATCGAGCGCAAAGCGCTGGCTTTCGAACGCCGCAACTAAGCAGCTTATTGCATAAAACGCAATTCAAAAGACGGACAAGTTTATAACCTGCACGTCTTTTTTTATTTTTAATAAAATAGTTACTCATTTTTATTGCATATAAATTCAATTACTGGCATTGTAAATCCATGCCGCAGAAACGGCGCTTCATCATAACGGGAGTCCAACCATGAAAAAGTTAGTTCTGGCCGCATTACTTGCCTCTTTTGCCGTCGGCGCCTCCGCCGCTGAAAAAATCAGCTTCGGCGTCTCTGCGACCTATCCACCGTTCGAATCTATGGATGCGAATAACCAAATCGTCGGTTTCGACCTCGATCTGGCAAAAGCCTTGTGCAAACAGATGCAGGCAGAATGTACTTTTACCAACCATGCGTTTGACAGCCTGATTCCGGCACTTAAATTCAAGAAATATGATGCGGTCATTTCGGGTATGGACATCACGCCGGAGCGGAGCAAACAGGTGGCGTTTACAACCCCCTACTATGCTAACTCGGCGCTGGTAATTTCGAAGAAAGATACCTACAAAACCTTTGCCGATCTGAAAGGCAAACGCATTGGGATGGAAAACGGCACCACCCACCAGAAGTACTTGCAGGATAAGCATCCGGAAGTGAAAACGGTAGCCTATGACAGCTATCAGAATGCGTTTATCGACCTGAAAAATGGTCGTATTGATGGCGTGTTCGGTGATACCGCTGTGGTAAACGAGTGGCTGAAAACCAACCCACAACTGGGGCCAGCAACCGAGAAAGTGACCGATCCGCAATACTTTGGTACTGGCCTTGGCATCGCGGTACGCCCGGACAACAAAGTGCTGCTGGAAAAACTCAATGCTGCACTGGCGGCCATTAAAGCCGACGGCACTTATCAAAAAATAAACGACCAGTGGTTCCCGCAATAAGTCGAGTCGCTGGCGGTAGAATGCCTGATGACGCTACGCTTATCAGGCCTACACTATCTGCACCGTTCGTAGGCCGGATAAGGCGCCAGCGCCGCCATCCGGCAAACCGTGACTAGTCCCTCAACAACAATGTCAGCACTTCATAATGCGCGGTATGCGGGAACATATCGAACAGCTGTATCCGTGCAATACGGTAGCCTGGCAACGTGGAAATATCTTTTGCCATCGTCTTCGCATTACAACTGGAATAAATAATGAACTGCGGCGCCATCTGCGTCAGGTAATCGCAGAGCGGTTTGCCGATGCCACGTCGCGGCGGATTCACCAGCACCAGTTCCGGCACCGCCCCTTGTTCCGTGGCAAATTGCGTCGAATCCAGCGCCTGAAAATGAAGATTGGTTAAACCCAGTTCCGCCGCAGACTGTCTGGCACAGGCGATGGCTTCCGGCGCGATTTCGATGCCGGTCAACTGCATGTCTGGCGTCGCGCAGTGCAGGCCAAAACCACCGACACCACAGAACAGATCCCACATGTGACTTACCGGCAGTTGTCGCACCCAGTCCCGTGCTGTTGCATACAGCTGGCTTGCCACCGCAGGATTGGTCTGGAAGAAACTTTGCGGACGGATCCACAGCGGCACGTCGTTAAACCGCTCCGCCAGCGCCTGCTGTTCGGTCAGGAAGATTTCCGTCTCCCCTTCCATAATCGCCATATGCACCGGCTGGAGATTGACGCTGATGACCTTCAGTTGCGGCAGTTGCGCCTGCAACCACGGCAGTGCCGCCCGTAATTGTGCCAGTTTATGTTCAGAACGCAGAACAAAGCGCAGCATCATCGCGCCATTAAACTGACTTTCTGTCAGCAGGAGGAATTTCAGCTCCCCACGCTTGCGCGCCACGTTATAGGGGGTTAATCCGGCGCGCGCAATGAACGGCTTCAGCGCGGCAAACACGGGTGCAAACGAGGCAGGATAGAGCGGGCAATCGCACAGATCTTCCGGCGTCCCATCGCGATGAAGCATTCCCAGCAGCGGTTTCTCTACACTCCCACTGACAACCATTTTCGCTTTATTGCGAAACGCCTTTTCCGGGCCGCTGACCGGCGCACACCACTCACCAACCGGGAAATCGGCAAGCAGATGCTGCAGATCGGCGGTTTTAGCTGAGAGTTGATCGCGGATCGGTTGTGTTATCCACTGACAAGAGCGACAGCGATCGGCGTCATAGAGTGCGCACTGCATACAAAAACCTTCAGATGATCAGGGGCGACGATTATACACATTATTGCAAACGGAAGAACCGCCGACTCGTGGCTGGCACATACAGCAACAGCAAAACCAGCATATCAGGGAGTTTTTGCATCACCAGCGTATGCAGGATCTCACGCTTTGACGATCCGGCAATACTGAACAGTTCCGGATAGCCGTATCCCAGTGAGGCCGCCCACAAATAGCCTGCGGCAATCACCTGCGTGAGGAGATACACCCACCGCGCCCAGTTACGCCCTTTCACCAGCGAAAATGCGCAGCCGATCTCAACAAACACCAGCACCAGACTACCCAGAAAAACCAGCGTCAAACTCCAGGTTTGTACACTGCGATGAATAAATTCAGCCAGTCCGCGAACACCAAGCGTGTTAAAGATCATCAGCAGGTCGAGCCCGCGGATCATAATAATGGCGAGCGCCGCCACCTGCACCAGCGCAGGTACATTCAGGCGGGCATGTGATGAGGATGATTTTTTAAAAAATCCCAACGAATCGTCTTCCATGAAAACAATGCCGCGACGAGCGCGGCATTGTGTAGCCAGGTTGGCAGATTTTAGTGCCTTCAGTCACGTCTTGCACGCTGGATATCGCGGATCCGCTGTTTTTCCGTACGTGCCATCAGATACCAGGCGATAAAACCGACAATTCCGACCACGCCGAGGATCAGCGTCGCCAGGGCGTTGATTTCCGGGTTAACGCCCATTCGCACGCTGGAGAAGACCAGCATGGGTAACGTCGTAGCGCCCGGCCCGGAGACAAAGCTGGCGATAACCAGATCGTCCAGCGACAACGTAAACGCCAGCAGCCAGCCGGAAACCACCGCCGGCATAATCATCGGCAGTGTAATCACAAAGAACACCTTAAGCGGTGTCGCCCCCAGATCCATCGCGGCTTCCTCAATGGAGCGATCCAGTTCACGCAGGCGCGATGAAATGACCACAGCCACATACGCTGTACAAAAAGTGACGTGCGCCAGCCAGATGGTCAACATTCCACGATCTGACGGCCAGCCAATCGCGTGGCCCAGCGCAACAAAGAGCAGCAGCAAAGAGAGGCCGGTGATCACATCCGGCATGACCAGCGGCGCGGTGATCATAAAAGCAAACCCGTTCGACCCGCGAAAGCGGCCAAAGCGCACCATCACTACGGCGGCAATCGTGCCGAGTATCGCCGCCATGGTCGCTGCACAGGCCGCGATCGTCAGGCTCAGCCCCACCGCGCTCATCATCGCACTATCGCGGAACAGTTCACCGTACCAGCGCGTTGACCATCCCGCCCACACCGTGACCAGCTTTGAACTGTTAAACGAGTAGATGACCAGCATCAGCATCGGCGCATACAGAAAAGTAAATCCGAGGACCAGAATCACAATGCGCCAGGGCGAACGAATTACCGGTAAGTTGTTCATCCGTGGACCCCTCCACTTTTTTGCTGATGTTTGTGGAACCACATAATCGGTACGATCAATAGCAATAGCATGACGATCGCGACCGCAGAGGCCACCGGCCAGTCGCGGTTGTTAAAGAACTCTTGCCATAGCACACGCCCAATCATGATGCTGTCTGGTCCGCCGAGCAGTTCCGGGATCACAAACTCCCCCACCGCCGGAATGAACACCAGCATGGAACCGGCAATAATGCCGCCTTTGGTCAGCGGGACAATCACGCTAAAGAAGGTTTTCAGCGGGCGCGCGCCCAGATCCAACGACGCTTCCACCAGCGAATAATCAATTCGCGTCAGGGCGGTATAAATCGGCAGCACCATAAACGGCAAATAGGCATAGACAATGCCGATATACACCGCCAGATTGGTGTGCAGAATGGTCAGCGGCTGGTCAATCACCCCCAGCCACAGGAGAAAGTTATTCAGCACGCCGTTATTTTTCAGGATCCCCATCCAGGCATACACGCGGATCAGAAACGAGGTCCACGATGGCAGGATCACCAGCAACAGCAAAATATTACGCGTTGACGGCTTGCTGTGCGCCACCGCCCACGCCAGCGGATAGCCCAACAGCAGACAGCAAAGCGTCGAAATCCCCGCCACCTGTAGCGACTGCAAATAGGCGTCAAAATAGAGCGGATCGTCCGTTAGCTGCAGGAAGTTACCGAGATTAAGGGTGATCGACAGTTGCCCATCAGCCCACGCCATCAGTTCGGTATACGGCGGGATCGCCCGCGCCATCTCCGCGAGACTGATTTTAAAGACGATCAGGAAAGGCAGCAGGAACAGCAGGATCAACCAGACGTAAGGCAGCGCAATCACCAGTTTGCGCCCGTGTTTCATCTGCACACGCGCCAGCCAGAGCGTAAAGCCGCCCGGCTTTTCCACGCGTGCCGGAGGTTCAAGTGTACTCATCTTCACTCCTTAAACCGTCAACACCACACAGCTGTCCGCATCCCAGCACAAACGCACCTCATCGCCCCAGGTCGGCAGACCTTTGCGATAACGGTGAGCATTCTGCAACTGAGCACTGATCATCTGTCCGCTTTTCAGACGAACGTGATAAATGGAGAGATCGCCAAGATAGGCAATGTGCACCACTTCGCCAACGGCGAAGTTAAATCCGTCGGCAGGTGGCTCATCACACAGCATGATCTTTTCCGGGCGCAGCGCCACGTGAACTGGCACGTTGTCCACCACCGACGCATCCGGATCGACCTTCAGCGGATGCACAAGTCCTGGGGAATACAGCACCAGACCGTCATCCTGACGCTCTTTGATAACTCCCTCAAACACGTTCACCGAGCCGATAAACTCTGCACTGTAGCGGGTGGTTGGATGCTCATAAATCTCTTCTGGCTCACCAATTTGCACGAACTTACCGCGGTTCATAATGGCAATGCGCCCGGCCATGGTCATCGCCTCTTCCTGATCGTGCGTCACCATCACGCAGGTCACGCCGACGCGCTCAAGGATATCGACCACTTCGAGCTGCATACGGTCGCGTAGCTTTTTATCCAGCGCGCCCATCGGCTCGTCGAGTAACAGGAGTTTGGGCCGTTTTGCCAGGCTTCGCGCCAGAGCCACACGCTGACGCTGGCCGCCGGAAAGCTGATGCGGCTTGCGTTTGGCGAACTCTTGCATATGCACCAGACCCAGCATCTCTTCGACCCGGCTGGTGATTTCCGCTTTCGGCAATTTGTCCTGCTTCAGGCCAAAGGCGATATTCTGTTCGACCGTCATATGGGGAAACAGCGCATAGGACTGAAACATCATGTTGATGGGCCGTAAATAAGGCGGCACCTGGGACAGGTCAACACCGTCCAACATAATTTGTCCGGTCGTGGGTTGTTCAAACCCTGCCAGCATGCGCAGTAGCGTGGATTTTCCACAGCCTGATGCGCCCAGCAGGGCAAAGATTTCGCCTTTATAAATAGTCAGACTCACATCATCGACAGCGTGCTGACCTTCGAAGGATTTGGTCAGATTGCGGATTTCGAGGAGCGGCGTCAGCGCTTTACGGGTTTTCGCCTGCGGGCGTGGGGTGGCATCATTCACGGGGTGCTCTCCGGCAGCAACAAATCATGGTGCAAACGCACTTAAAAGGTGCGTTTTGCCGGGTAACGCAGCGCGTACCCGGCTCTTCAACGGCGGATTATTTACCGCTCTTCACCTTGGTCCAGGCACGCGTACGGACGCGGTCAATCTTCGGATCCTGAACTTTCAGGGTAAACATTTTCGCGCGTACGTCTGCTGGCGGATAAATGCCTGGATTATCACGCACTTCAGGACTCACCAGCGCCGTCGCCTCTTTGTTAGCATTCGCGTAGAACACATGGTCAGAGATATGCGCAATCACGTCCGGACGCAGTAAATAGTTGAGGAACTGATAGGCCTCGTCTTTATTTTTGGCATCTGCCGGCATCGCGAAAACGTCAAAGAAGGCCATCGCCCCTTCTTTTGGAATCGAGAAGGAGATATTGACGCCATTTTTCGCCTCTTTCGCCCGGTTGGCGGCCTGCCAGACATCCCCTGCCCAACCAATCGCCACGCAGGTGTCGCCATTCGCCAGGTCGTTGATGTACTGCGAGGAGTGGAAGTAGCGGATATTCGGACGCAGCTTAAGCAGCAGATCGGTGGCCGGGCCCGTGTAATCGTCCGCTTTGGTGCTGTTCGGATCTTTACCCAGATAGTTCAGCACGGTTGCAAACACCTCTTCCGGCGCATCGAGGAAAGAGACGCCGCAGCTCTTCAGCTTTTCGAGATTTTCCGGCTTCAGCACCAGATCCCAGCTGTTGACCGGAGCATCTGCACCGAGCACCGCTTTCACTTTATCGACGTTATAGCCAATACCGGTGGTTGCCCACATATACGGCATGGCAAATTTATTGTCCGGGTCATGTTTGGCGACCAGTTTCAGCAGTTCCGGATCGAGGTTTTTCCAGCCCGGCAGCTTGCTCTTATCCAGCGGCTGAAAGACCCCTGCCGTCAACTGGCGCTCAAGGAAGCTCGCGGAAGGCACCACCAGGTCAAAACCGGTGCTGCCAGCCATCAGTTTGCCTTCCAGCACTTCGTTGGAGTCAAAAACGTCGTAGACGACTTTGATGCCGGTCTCTTTCTCAAAATTAGCAACCGTATCCGGCGCAATATAGTCAGACCAGTTATAGATATGGAGTGTTTTTTGTTCCGCAGCGAGCGTGCCGGCAGAGACGGCCATCAGAGCGCCCGCAACCAGACCCGATAGCCATTTTTTATTTAAGGCGGTCATAATCTCTTTCCTTATGAAAGTTCGTTAACAAACGAACCAAAAAAGTTGCACTCAAGGCTATGCAAGAAACGTGCATAGTTTGTCATTCGGTAAACACCAGGAAGAGTTGACGCTCCCCCAACCGTTATTGCTCGCTGTGATTAAGCTTCGCAAGAATAACTTTAGCCAGGGTTTCAGGCTATAGCCCAGATTAAAAAACGCCTTTTATCAATTTTTTATGCAATTTATGTCTATGTGATAAAGCGAAACGGCGGGAAAGGAGGTGAATAATTCTTTAAATAAAGGTTAAATGCAGAATAAAAGAACGTAAACCGCAGCCACTCTGGCAGCGACTGCGCTATACGGTCATACTTCAAGTTGAAATCAGTGAAGAAAATGGTTCTCAGCGCCGCTTTTTTGCGTCTCTTCTTCGGCCGTGAACAGCATCTGGTGCGCGCCAGCTTCCAGAATGACCATGGATATCTGCTCTTCGCTCTGGCGTACGAACCATTCAAACTGCGCGTAAGTCACCCCCTGCATAACGGATAAAGACTGGCAAACCACCAGCTTTGGCAGATTATCATCCTGCATATCCAGAAACGCTTTTACGGTGAGGGAGCTGGCATTAATGGCAGACAGATCCGCCGCCAGTGGCAGTAACGCAGAAGGCCTCACTTCCGCCATCGCGGAAAACAGCAGTGTATTATCGACGAGATCTAACTTCGCATCGTAGATGCCGTCAAAATTTTGCATGTGAGGTAAATGCAGTGCCTGGCAGGTATCACATTCAAAAAAACTCATGCCCAGGTCGTCGAGCCATTGCCGCAACGTATCCAGAGTGGGAACGACCAATTCTGTCATAATAATGTGCTACCTCTTGCGATGAAAAAATACCGGCACAGCTTACGCAAAAAGTGTTCGTCATTCCACGATCATCGGCGATATTAAGACTAGCCACCCGTTTTGAGACAAAATTCAGACGTCGCGTGGCGCTCGATCCACTGAATCATTCGTCCGGCGATATCGATGCCGGTGGTTTTTTCGATCCCTTCCAGACCCGGAGATGCATTCACCTCCATCACCAGCGGGCCGCGCTCGGCGCGTAAAATATCGACACCGGCGACATCAAGCGCCATCGTCTGCGCGGCTTTTATCGCAATCTCTCGTTCACGGGGGGTAATGTTGGCAATGCAGGCCACGCCGCCGCGATGCAGATTAGAGCGAAAGTCGCCGTCTTTCGCCCGCCGTTCGATAGCGGCGACCACCTCGTCCCCCACCACCAGGCAGCGAATATCGCGACCTTTGGCCTCTTGAATATATTCCTGCACCAGAATGTGGGCGTTAAGCCCCCGGAAGGCATCCACGACGCTCTCAGCGGCCTGACGGGTTTCGGCTAACACCACGCCAATCCCCTGAGTGCCTTCCACCAACTTCACCACCAGCGGCGCACCGCCGACCATATCGATCAGATCGCTGGTGTCATCCGGCGAGTGAGCAATGCCGGTAATCGGGAGATCGATGCCCTGACGTGCCAGCAACTGCAACGAGCGCAGCTTATCGCGCGCGCGGGTAATCGCCACGGATTCATTTAGCGGATAACTACCCAGCATTTCAAACTGGCGCAGCGCCGCCGTCCCGTAAAAGGTGATAGCCGAACCGATACGCGGGATGACAGCATCAAAATGAGGCAATTTGCGCCCTTTATAGTGAATCGATGACGCTGCCGGATTGATGTTCATATAGCAGGAAAGCGGATCGAGTATTTCGACCAGATGGCCGCGCTTCATCGCGGCTTCCCGCAGGCGCTTACATGAATAGAGCGTTCCATCCCGGGACAATATGGCAATTTTCACCCTGCACCTCTCTGCATAACCCGATCAACATCCCGTGTATCATACACAGCGGCGGAATTTTTAGCGCGTGGCCCAACCCTGTTTATGCAAATATTCCAGGATAAATGGACGATTTTCCTTAATCAGCGTGCGGCGGATATGATCGCTCCAGGTGTCACGACGGGTATTGCTGCCGCGGTTGAGATAATATTGCGCGAGCTGTTCGTCATAGTCTGCCAGCGCATCCTTGTCGAGCGGCTGATAGTGGTTCTCGTGCATCACAATCGCCGCTGGCAGGCGCGGTTTCAGATCCGGGTTATCGGCAGGCCAGCCCAGGCACAATCCAAACAGCGGCAATACGTGTTTTGGCAGTGCCAGTAATTCGGTGACAGACTCGATGTTATTGCGCAGCCCTCCGATATAGACCCCGCCCAGCCCCAGGGATTCCGCCGCCGTCAGCGCGTTTTGCGCCATCATCGCCGTATCCACCACCCCCAGCAGCAACTGCTCTGCAAGACCTAATTGCGCTTCAGGACAAATCTGCAGATGGCGATTGAAATCCGCGCAGAAAACCCAAAACTCGGCAGCCTGTGCAACATGCTGCTGACCC
The DNA window shown above is from Citrobacter farmeri and carries:
- the artJ gene encoding arginine ABC transporter substrate-binding protein ArtJ, which produces MKKLVLAALLASFAVGASAAEKISFGVSATYPPFESMDANNQIVGFDLDLAKALCKQMQAECTFTNHAFDSLIPALKFKKYDAVISGMDITPERSKQVAFTTPYYANSALVISKKDTYKTFADLKGKRIGMENGTTHQKYLQDKHPEVKTVAYDSYQNAFIDLKNGRIDGVFGDTAVVNEWLKTNPQLGPATEKVTDPQYFGTGLGIAVRPDNKVLLEKLNAALAAIKADGTYQKINDQWFPQ
- the potF gene encoding spermidine/putrescine ABC transporter substrate-binding protein PotF; its protein translation is MTALNKKWLSGLVAGALMAVSAGTLAAEQKTLHIYNWSDYIAPDTVANFEKETGIKVVYDVFDSNEVLEGKLMAGSTGFDLVVPSASFLERQLTAGVFQPLDKSKLPGWKNLDPELLKLVAKHDPDNKFAMPYMWATTGIGYNVDKVKAVLGADAPVNSWDLVLKPENLEKLKSCGVSFLDAPEEVFATVLNYLGKDPNSTKADDYTGPATDLLLKLRPNIRYFHSSQYINDLANGDTCVAIGWAGDVWQAANRAKEAKNGVNISFSIPKEGAMAFFDVFAMPADAKNKDEAYQFLNYLLRPDVIAHISDHVFYANANKEATALVSPEVRDNPGIYPPADVRAKMFTLKVQDPKIDRVRTRAWTKVKSGK
- the rimK gene encoding 30S ribosomal protein S6--L-glutamate ligase → MKIAILSRDGTLYSCKRLREAAMKRGHLVEILDPLSCYMNINPAASSIHYKGRKLPHFDAVIPRIGSAITFYGTAALRQFEMLGSYPLNESVAITRARDKLRSLQLLARQGIDLPITGIAHSPDDTSDLIDMVGGAPLVVKLVEGTQGIGVVLAETRQAAESVVDAFRGLNAHILVQEYIQEAKGRDIRCLVVGDEVVAAIERRAKDGDFRSNLHRGGVACIANITPREREIAIKAAQTMALDVAGVDILRAERGPLVMEVNASPGLEGIEKTTGIDIAGRMIQWIERHATSEFCLKTGG
- a CDS encoding YbjO family protein, whose translation is MEDDSLGFFKKSSSSHARLNVPALVQVAALAIIMIRGLDLLMIFNTLGVRGLAEFIHRSVQTWSLTLVFLGSLVLVFVEIGCAFSLVKGRNWARWVYLLTQVIAAGYLWAASLGYGYPELFSIAGSSKREILHTLVMQKLPDMLVLLLLYVPATSRRFFRLQ
- a CDS encoding YbjN domain-containing protein, which codes for MTELVVPTLDTLRQWLDDLGMSFFECDTCQALHLPHMQNFDGIYDAKLDLVDNTLLFSAMAEVRPSALLPLAADLSAINASSLTVKAFLDMQDDNLPKLVVCQSLSVMQGVTYAQFEWFVRQSEEQISMVILEAGAHQMLFTAEEETQKSGAENHFLH
- the potI gene encoding putrescine ABC transporter permease PotI, coding for MNNLPVIRSPWRIVILVLGFTFLYAPMLMLVIYSFNSSKLVTVWAGWSTRWYGELFRDSAMMSAVGLSLTIAACAATMAAILGTIAAVVMVRFGRFRGSNGFAFMITAPLVMPDVITGLSLLLLFVALGHAIGWPSDRGMLTIWLAHVTFCTAYVAVVISSRLRELDRSIEEAAMDLGATPLKVFFVITLPMIMPAVVSGWLLAFTLSLDDLVIASFVSGPGATTLPMLVFSSVRMGVNPEINALATLILGVVGIVGFIAWYLMARTEKQRIRDIQRARRD
- the potG gene encoding putrescine ABC transporter ATP-binding subunit PotG; translation: MNDATPRPQAKTRKALTPLLEIRNLTKSFEGQHAVDDVSLTIYKGEIFALLGASGCGKSTLLRMLAGFEQPTTGQIMLDGVDLSQVPPYLRPINMMFQSYALFPHMTVEQNIAFGLKQDKLPKAEITSRVEEMLGLVHMQEFAKRKPHQLSGGQRQRVALARSLAKRPKLLLLDEPMGALDKKLRDRMQLEVVDILERVGVTCVMVTHDQEEAMTMAGRIAIMNRGKFVQIGEPEEIYEHPTTRYSAEFIGSVNVFEGVIKERQDDGLVLYSPGLVHPLKVDPDASVVDNVPVHVALRPEKIMLCDEPPADGFNFAVGEVVHIAYLGDLSIYHVRLKSGQMISAQLQNAHRYRKGLPTWGDEVRLCWDADSCVVLTV
- the potH gene encoding putrescine ABC transporter permease PotH, whose product is MSTLEPPARVEKPGGFTLWLARVQMKHGRKLVIALPYVWLILLFLLPFLIVFKISLAEMARAIPPYTELMAWADGQLSITLNLGNFLQLTDDPLYFDAYLQSLQVAGISTLCCLLLGYPLAWAVAHSKPSTRNILLLLVILPSWTSFLIRVYAWMGILKNNGVLNNFLLWLGVIDQPLTILHTNLAVYIGIVYAYLPFMVLPIYTALTRIDYSLVEASLDLGARPLKTFFSVIVPLTKGGIIAGSMLVFIPAVGEFVIPELLGGPDSIMIGRVLWQEFFNNRDWPVASAVAIVMLLLLIVPIMWFHKHQQKSGGVHG
- the rlmC gene encoding 23S rRNA (uracil(747)-C(5))-methyltransferase RlmC, whose product is MQCALYDADRCRSCQWITQPIRDQLSAKTADLQHLLADFPVGEWCAPVSGPEKAFRNKAKMVVSGSVEKPLLGMLHRDGTPEDLCDCPLYPASFAPVFAALKPFIARAGLTPYNVARKRGELKFLLLTESQFNGAMMLRFVLRSEHKLAQLRAALPWLQAQLPQLKVISVNLQPVHMAIMEGETEIFLTEQQALAERFNDVPLWIRPQSFFQTNPAVASQLYATARDWVRQLPVSHMWDLFCGVGGFGLHCATPDMQLTGIEIAPEAIACARQSAAELGLTNLHFQALDSTQFATEQGAVPELVLVNPPRRGIGKPLCDYLTQMAPQFIIYSSCNAKTMAKDISTLPGYRIARIQLFDMFPHTAHYEVLTLLLRD
- the nfsA gene encoding oxygen-insensitive NADPH nitroreductase; translation: MTPTINLLRRHRSIRHYTDQPITPEQREAILAAAQATSSSSFLQCTSIIRITDPALRDALVPLTGGQQHVAQAAEFWVFCADFNRHLQICPEAQLGLAEQLLLGVVDTAMMAQNALTAAESLGLGGVYIGGLRNNIESVTELLALPKHVLPLFGLCLGWPADNPDLKPRLPAAIVMHENHYQPLDKDALADYDEQLAQYYLNRGSNTRRDTWSDHIRRTLIKENRPFILEYLHKQGWATR